One window of the Bradyrhizobium sp. NP1 genome contains the following:
- a CDS encoding septal ring lytic transglycosylase RlpA family protein, producing MYRTFLITTLPLLLAALPLFVSSAQAETGLASYYGGRGHGLTCAHRTRPMGSMVTVRHEGRSIQCRVNDRGPFVRGRVIDLSMSAARALGMMRSGVVRVSLE from the coding sequence ATGTATCGAACATTTCTGATCACCACCCTCCCGCTTCTGCTAGCCGCTCTCCCGCTCTTCGTTTCCTCCGCACAGGCCGAGACGGGACTTGCTTCGTATTACGGCGGCCGCGGTCACGGATTGACGTGCGCTCACCGGACGAGGCCGATGGGAAGCATGGTGACTGTCAGGCATGAAGGCCGCTCCATTCAGTGTCGCGTCAATGACCGCGGCCCGTTCGTGCGCGGCCGGGTCATCGATCTCTCGATGAGCGCGGCGCGCGCGCTCGGCATGATGCGATCGGGCGTCGTTCGCGTTTCCCTCGAATAA